One segment of Manihot esculenta cultivar AM560-2 chromosome 4, M.esculenta_v8, whole genome shotgun sequence DNA contains the following:
- the LOC110607317 gene encoding uncharacterized protein LOC110607317, whose product MAKREKLKGKVQEEEEQEDKPVMELSSGDDDDEDLSLTIVEKALLMRAANLGQNDNDGVFLDDDNASKNGCGLVGFCARDGIDSGERKVVEMASSWVVKDIESVNKRKKRKKNQKKKTGDKSAVIAEQEEKAETIKKLETLGNAESVQTTVELAEMPENIVLRKLLRGPRYFDPPDSISSWSTCDHCGKQGHRAMNCLSLRKKKKPCFLCGGLEHGFKQCYKERVCTICKSKDHRLSHCPEKHKGGPSNVCLKCGDSGHDLFSCKNNYPLDDLKVAFILPLLNVGRIRENNKRRKNMVQLLVVYVHEIQCYVCKSFGHLCCVNTVDNSTIEVSCNKCGELGHTGLDCSSLHKKATAKASPSLC is encoded by the exons ATGGCAAAGCGAGAGAAACTAAAAGGAAAagttcaagaagaagaagaacaagaagaCAAGCCGGTGATGGAATTAAGCAGTGGCGACGATGACGACGAGGATCTGAGCTTGACGATCGTTGAGAAAGCACTGCTAATGCGGGCGGCCAATTTGGGCCAAAACGACAATGATGGTGTCTTTTTGGACGATGATAATGCGTCTAAGAACGGTTGCGGCCTTGTCGGTTTCTGTGCTCGCGATGGTATTGATAGCGGTGAGAGGAAGGTGGTGGAGATGGCATCATCGTGGGTTGTTAAGGATATCGAATCGGTTAAtaaaaggaagaagagaaagaagaatcaaaagaagaaaactgggGATAAATCT GCTGTTATTGCAGAACAAGAAGAGAAGGCAGAAACAATTAAAAAGTTGGAGACCTTGGGGAATGCAGAGTCTGTTCAAACCACAGTGGAATTGGCTGAAATGCCCGAGAATATTGTGCTGCGAAAGCTTCTT CGGGGCCCGAGATACTTTGATCCTCCTGATAGTATTAGTAGCTGGTCAACATGCGATCATTGTGGCAAGCAAGGTCACAGGGCCATGAATTGTCTGTCACTCCGGAAGAAGAAAAAGCCGTGCTTTCTTTGTGGGGGTTTGGAGCATGGTTTTAAGCAATGTTACAAG GAACGAGTTTGCACCATATGCAAATCAAAGGACCACCGTCTGAGTCATTGTCCAGAGAAACACAAGGGTGGTCCTTCAAATGTTTGTTTAAAATGTGGAGATTCCGGGCATGATTTGTTTTCATGCAAGAACAATTATCCTCTTGATGATCTCAAGGTAGCATTTATCCTCCCTTTGTTAAATGTTGGAAGGATAAGAGAAAATAACAAGAGGAGGAAGAACATGGTTCAGCTGCTGGTAGTCTATGTCCAT GAGATACAGTGTTATGTTTGCAAGAGTTTTGGACATCTATGTTGTGTGAACACTGTTGATAATAGTACAATCGAAGTTTCCTGCAATAAATGTGGTGAACTAGGTCATACTGGTTTG GATTGCTCAAGTTTGCATAAGAAAGCCACTGCCAAAGCTTCACCTAGTTTATGCTAG